The Candidatus Syntrophosphaera sp. region CCGGATTGCTTGAAGATCGCCTCGCTTTTCACGCGGGGCTCGATCACCAGGCAGTCGACCGTCCCAAAAATGGTGCTGGCCCTTTCCCGGCGATGGACAGCTATCTCCGTGGGCACGGAACGCCCATCCGAAGTGATGTTGACCGTCACCGCCGCACCCGGTTTCAGATTGCGGTTGCGCACCTCGTAAAAGGCGCTCAGCATGTCCTGGGTGTCGAAGGGCAATGCCTGGGTCTCGTTGGTCCAGGTATCCGTTTTATAGCTCCATTTCTGGTAATAGGTGCTCCGGCCCGCCTGGTCGAAGGTGTGGATGCGATGCTGGCGGTAATTTCCCTCCTGCAGTGTCTTGGAAAATTTGTAGGGCAGAAGGGTCTGCTTGTCCCACCAGGATTCCACCCTGTCGCGCACTTTGAAGAAGGGATCAAAGAAAGAATAGGTCTTGGCGGTGGTGCTCAGATGCCAGACCGGATTTCCTTGATAGGATGAGGATTTGGCTTCCAGAACGGCTTCGCCGGCCGAGACGATGCCATATTTGACCTTGAAGGTGAGCTTTTCCCCGTCTTTAAAGGCCACGGGATAAAGCCCGGCGCTCAGGACGGCCAGGATCAGCAAGCATATTACTTTGTGATATCTCATTTTTCCTCCGGGAGGGATGTGGATTGGGCGGTGGAAAAGCCGCCGTCGATGACGATGTTCGCGCCGGTGAAGTTCTCCAGGCTGTAGCTCAGGAGCAGCTGGACAAAATGGCTGATCTCCTCTTTGGAAACGAGTTTGCCCGTGGGGCTCAGGCGGCGGAACTCCTCGAAGTATTTTTTGCGGAATTCCAGGTATT contains the following coding sequences:
- a CDS encoding DUF3108 domain-containing protein; amino-acid sequence: MRYHKVICLLILAVLSAGLYPVAFKDGEKLTFKVKYGIVSAGEAVLEAKSSSYQGNPVWHLSTTAKTYSFFDPFFKVRDRVESWWDKQTLLPYKFSKTLQEGNYRQHRIHTFDQAGRSTYYQKWSYKTDTWTNETQALPFDTQDMLSAFYEVRNRNLKPGAAVTVNITSDGRSVPTEIAVHRRERASTIFGTVDCLVIEPRVKSEAIFKQSGNILIWVTDDDYKIPVKLQSAVTFGSFIAILTDARNVPYSIKNPAK
- a CDS encoding SDR family oxidoreductase; its protein translation is SNVALTGLKNGAAYSAAKAALVNLVKSVALETASANVLINAISPAPVETDLESDYEGEYLEFRKKYFEEFRRLSPTGKLVSKEEISHFVQLLLSYSLENFTGANIVIDGGFSTAQSTSLPEEK